A genome region from Tolypothrix sp. PCC 7712 includes the following:
- a CDS encoding YdcF family protein: MKRNGSIKSQISHEKKDKKLWRLIRKVACGVCVVLGIWLICTTITLVSASSQSVDAFFVLGGSIQREIHVAREAKRYPNVPILISHGSLEPCIWLLFQREGTELQNVWLEDCANSTWENFYYAIPILRRWKVNKVKLITSTTHLPRAQWMAQILLGANGIWVEPDIIQEQGIPGNRESWQKTGLDVTRSLLWAGFSQVMQPQCSKVKRLAEVDMQAWESRGFRCEHQGMLGR; the protein is encoded by the coding sequence ATGAAACGTAATGGTTCCATCAAATCACAAATTTCCCACGAGAAAAAAGATAAGAAACTGTGGCGATTGATACGAAAAGTCGCTTGTGGTGTATGCGTTGTCCTGGGTATTTGGCTGATTTGTACCACTATAACCCTAGTTTCTGCATCTTCACAGTCTGTAGATGCCTTTTTTGTCCTTGGTGGTAGTATTCAACGAGAAATACACGTAGCTCGAGAGGCAAAAAGGTACCCTAATGTTCCAATTTTGATTTCTCACGGTTCGCTAGAACCATGTATATGGCTATTATTCCAGCGAGAAGGTACGGAGTTGCAAAACGTTTGGTTAGAGGATTGTGCAAATTCTACCTGGGAAAATTTCTATTATGCGATTCCGATTCTGCGGCGCTGGAAAGTAAACAAGGTAAAACTAATTACATCAACTACTCATTTACCGAGGGCGCAATGGATGGCGCAAATTCTCTTGGGAGCAAATGGCATTTGGGTAGAGCCAGATATTATTCAAGAGCAAGGTATCCCTGGTAATCGTGAGTCTTGGCAAAAAACTGGATTAGATGTCACTCGTAGTTTGTTATGGGCGGGTTTCAGCCAAGTTATGCAGCCGCAATGCTCAAAGGTGAAAAGGTTGGCTGAGGTGGATATGCAAGCTTGGGAGAGTCGAGGGTTTAGGTGTGAGCATCAGGGGATGTTGGGAAGATGA
- a CDS encoding AAA family ATPase: MVETIGRQFLEYTGKVQPKLGEKGANGQLLYPYLPSSELVEAVNLAIYLERPLLLKGEPGCGKTLLASAVAYELNLKLEAWYIKSTSRAQDGLYTYDAVGRLRDAQLAASGRLTAEQILRIDDPSSYVRWGPLGRAFQQEKRIVVLIDEIDKADIDFPNDLLLELDQKRFIVEETGQEIQAKVAPMVLITSNDEKDLPDAFLRRCLFHYVEFPRSERLIEIVNSHFPAAPQALLDKAVTRFLQLRQEMGKYKGEAGKKVSTSELIDWFRVLRRYPEDEVLAKLEGKIPYAGVLLKSWDDHIRYLSQNRGRE; this comes from the coding sequence ATGGTTGAGACTATAGGTAGACAATTTTTGGAATATACAGGTAAAGTTCAGCCCAAGCTAGGAGAAAAAGGGGCGAATGGTCAATTATTGTATCCATATTTACCTAGTTCAGAACTGGTAGAAGCAGTCAATTTGGCGATTTACTTAGAACGTCCGCTACTGCTGAAGGGGGAACCGGGATGTGGTAAAACTTTGCTGGCGAGTGCAGTTGCTTATGAACTGAATTTAAAATTAGAAGCTTGGTATATCAAATCTACCAGTCGGGCGCAGGATGGCTTGTATACTTATGATGCAGTTGGACGGTTGCGCGATGCACAGCTTGCTGCTTCTGGTCGCTTGACAGCAGAACAAATCCTGCGAATTGATGACCCAAGTTCCTATGTGCGCTGGGGGCCATTAGGTCGAGCATTTCAGCAGGAAAAGCGTATAGTTGTGCTAATTGACGAGATTGATAAGGCTGACATTGACTTTCCCAACGACTTGTTGCTGGAATTAGATCAAAAAAGATTTATTGTCGAAGAAACAGGCCAGGAAATTCAAGCCAAAGTCGCACCGATGGTTTTGATTACTAGCAATGATGAAAAAGATTTACCAGATGCTTTTTTGCGGCGGTGCTTGTTTCATTATGTAGAATTCCCTCGCAGTGAACGGTTAATAGAAATTGTCAACTCTCACTTTCCGGCTGCACCGCAAGCTTTGCTAGATAAAGCTGTGACTCGCTTCTTACAACTGCGGCAGGAAATGGGGAAATATAAAGGAGAGGCAGGTAAAAAGGTCAGCACCAGCGAATTAATTGACTGGTTTCGTGTCCTGCGTCGCTATCCCGAAGATGAAGTGCTGGCAAAATTGGAAGGTAAAATTCCGTATGCTGGTGTGTTGCTAAAAAGTTGGGATGACCATATACGTTATTTGAGTCAAAACCGTGGACGGGAATGA
- a CDS encoding serine/threonine-protein kinase — MSKINPKVANRRNKSKEEIANERIEYFVQRFSKEHLYLAYHAAFPLSLTPELLYLLWARFQKSIHGEVLNIPWIAVGDILLSNLCDEVGHELYEMDLAVRTSLLKRLQEDENFGQQRINELSGFLLDYIRQKLQSDDPDIQAFAQIQRWVALAYTKPSQVAHELALAFSKLDNQAERVRLQSLTETLAEPLAEFQPLLTSVLGMGHVARNDFKVVTASSEQLLKESVYPLHYPEPQHCLCINLNCPSPKRPFKEHPCQACGSDLLLNRRYRVIDTLVQTRNRVCRLYDSVDIKDGNKPKVIKVLYTDNDEIISRFDRGADVLINHWVSGIPKVDKDGYFYIEFPKNQTLAYCLVMEKIDGINLEQFLENQNHLPITEKQAINWLKQLTIILRDLDEKEFFHRDIKPSNIMVKNSNQELVLIDIDAVRAITKAVLDGKTIATIGSDGYMAPEQRIGRAIPQSDFYALGRTFVHLLTGKAPNRLEQNRNGTLLWRSIAPKLSKPFADLIDSLMDWSPNNRPKNTAEILQRLEQIERNLERQQQVKQLLIFNKVVGVVVLLSFTFLVYKSINPEVSPIIAPTPSIQTLTPTTTPTETPIETPTFNTNNQKCRIRQFTNLLDNSALAKDVVEILQDKRVVSKDEEIRKIQQFDVRQLNYCDLNIYIRLSDNSIPSSTLKNKIADMIKNRFDYVGNIKVEQLL, encoded by the coding sequence ATGAGCAAAATTAACCCAAAAGTTGCCAATCGACGCAATAAATCAAAAGAGGAAATTGCCAATGAACGCATTGAATATTTTGTACAACGCTTTAGCAAAGAACATCTGTATTTGGCTTATCACGCTGCTTTTCCTTTATCACTCACACCAGAGCTTTTATATCTGTTATGGGCTAGATTTCAAAAGAGTATTCATGGTGAAGTTCTCAATATACCGTGGATAGCTGTAGGGGATATACTACTTTCTAACTTGTGTGATGAGGTTGGGCATGAACTCTATGAAATGGATTTAGCAGTGCGAACCTCTCTATTGAAGCGATTGCAGGAAGATGAAAACTTCGGTCAACAAAGGATAAATGAGCTATCAGGTTTTTTGCTTGATTATATAAGGCAGAAGCTTCAGAGTGATGATCCCGATATTCAGGCATTTGCCCAAATTCAAAGATGGGTTGCTCTAGCATATACCAAACCTAGCCAGGTAGCTCATGAACTAGCATTAGCATTTTCAAAATTAGACAATCAAGCTGAAAGGGTGCGCCTACAATCATTAACAGAAACCTTAGCAGAACCATTGGCTGAATTCCAACCTCTACTGACTTCTGTCCTTGGGATGGGCCACGTTGCTCGTAATGACTTCAAGGTAGTAACAGCTAGTTCGGAGCAATTACTGAAAGAAAGCGTCTACCCATTACACTACCCAGAACCCCAACACTGTTTATGTATCAACCTCAATTGCCCATCGCCCAAAAGACCTTTTAAAGAACATCCTTGCCAAGCTTGTGGTTCTGATTTGCTTTTGAACAGACGATATCGGGTAATCGATACATTAGTTCAAACCAGAAATAGAGTGTGTAGGCTTTATGATTCAGTCGATATTAAGGATGGCAATAAGCCCAAAGTTATTAAAGTTTTGTACACAGATAATGATGAAATAATCTCTCGTTTTGACAGAGGTGCAGATGTTTTAATAAATCACTGGGTTTCAGGAATTCCTAAGGTCGATAAAGATGGATACTTCTACATTGAGTTTCCAAAAAATCAAACACTAGCGTATTGTTTGGTAATGGAGAAGATTGATGGAATAAATTTAGAGCAATTCCTGGAAAATCAAAATCATCTACCTATCACTGAAAAACAAGCAATTAATTGGTTGAAACAACTGACAATAATTTTACGCGACCTCGATGAAAAAGAGTTTTTTCATCGTGATATTAAACCATCAAACATTATGGTGAAAAATAGCAATCAAGAATTAGTATTGATTGACATTGATGCTGTTAGAGCTATTACTAAAGCTGTTTTGGATGGAAAAACTATCGCTACAATTGGTAGTGATGGTTACATGGCTCCAGAACAACGAATAGGTAGAGCTATACCACAATCTGATTTTTATGCATTGGGGCGGACATTTGTGCATTTGTTAACTGGTAAAGCTCCAAATAGATTAGAGCAAAACCGTAATGGAACATTGCTTTGGCGTTCTATTGCGCCAAAATTATCAAAACCTTTTGCGGACTTAATCGATAGTTTAATGGATTGGTCTCCTAATAATCGTCCTAAAAATACAGCAGAAATTTTACAACGCTTAGAACAAATCGAGCGCAATTTAGAACGTCAACAACAAGTTAAACAATTGCTAATCTTTAATAAAGTTGTTGGGGTGGTGGTGCTTTTATCATTTACATTTCTGGTCTACAAAAGTATTAATCCAGAAGTTTCTCCTATAATAGCTCCAACTCCTTCTATACAAACACTAACCCCCACAACAACTCCCACCGAAACTCCTATAGAAACCCCTACATTCAATACAAACAATCAAAAATGCAGAATACGGCAGTTCACAAATCTACTAGATAACAGCGCACTAGCCAAAGATGTGGTTGAAATTTTGCAAGATAAAAGGGTAGTCAGTAAAGATGAAGAAATCCGTAAGATTCAGCAATTCGATGTGAGGCAGTTAAATTATTGCGACTTAAATATATATATACGTTTGTCTGACAATAGTATACCCAGTTCTACTCTAAAAAATAAAATTGCGGATATGATTAAGAACCGCTTTGATTATGTTGGTAATATCAAAGTTGAACAGCTTCTATAA
- a CDS encoding PIN domain-containing protein, which yields MYILDTNHCSAAIIGDVNLLRRLAELENSLITTCVIVQGELIDMAERSQRRESNLDLIHRFLEGIYIHSIDASTATIYGQLKAALFKQFAPKEKNKQRKTKITDLGFDENDIWIAAIALQNNLTVVSRDSDFLRIQQVRTFTLESWV from the coding sequence ATGTATATTTTAGATACAAATCATTGTAGTGCTGCCATTATAGGTGATGTGAATCTACTACGTCGCCTTGCCGAATTAGAAAACAGCCTAATTACAACTTGTGTCATTGTTCAAGGCGAACTGATAGATATGGCAGAACGTTCTCAACGCCGGGAAAGTAACTTAGACCTGATTCACCGCTTTCTTGAGGGTATATATATTCACAGTATTGATGCATCTACTGCTACTATTTATGGTCAACTCAAAGCAGCTTTATTTAAGCAATTTGCACCCAAAGAGAAAAACAAGCAAAGAAAAACTAAAATAACTGATTTAGGTTTTGATGAAAACGATATTTGGATTGCAGCTATTGCACTGCAAAATAATTTAACTGTTGTTTCTAGAGATAGTGATTTTTTGCGAATTCAACAGGTGAGAACATTTACTCTAGAATCTTGGGTTTGA
- a CDS encoding caspase family protein, protein MTNATFNNGYALLIGVGADLPVTVKDATALRDVLIDQNRAAYPAAQVTLLTETAATRQNILTAFDEIITQVNQNPDATVIIYYSGHGGRIKRTNEYFLVPYGYDPSQRANTAISGLEFTQKIEAITAQKLVVLLDCCHAGGVPALKEPGEVFVKSPLPPELLNVLGTGSGRVVVASSREDEYSYTGQPYSAFTDCLLEALQGKAVFNKDGYARILDILVYLFDQVPKRASGPQHPFVNKVLDLGDNFPLCYYAGGSKFLPGEAATIVNSQISPGLTAGQRRRLQQKLDTLQQEWDIRTEKVKRMREAFAIEVGTAVKFQLEQQLLDEEAKLAHLSDELDRLESTIE, encoded by the coding sequence ATGACAAACGCAACTTTCAACAACGGATATGCATTACTCATTGGCGTAGGCGCAGATTTACCTGTCACTGTCAAAGATGCTACTGCTTTAAGAGATGTATTGATTGACCAGAACCGCGCCGCCTATCCAGCAGCACAGGTGACACTACTTACCGAAACCGCTGCAACTCGGCAAAATATCCTCACAGCTTTTGACGAAATCATCACTCAAGTCAATCAAAATCCTGATGCGACTGTGATCATTTACTACTCTGGACATGGGGGACGCATCAAACGCACTAATGAATACTTTCTTGTACCCTATGGCTATGACCCCAGCCAACGTGCAAATACTGCAATATCAGGTTTAGAATTTACCCAAAAAATTGAAGCCATTACAGCACAGAAACTGGTAGTTTTATTAGATTGCTGTCATGCTGGCGGTGTTCCGGCTTTGAAGGAACCAGGGGAAGTGTTTGTGAAATCACCCTTACCGCCAGAATTGTTGAATGTCTTGGGAACGGGAAGCGGTAGGGTTGTGGTTGCTTCTTCACGGGAAGATGAATATTCTTATACGGGTCAACCTTATAGCGCTTTTACTGATTGCTTGCTGGAAGCGTTGCAAGGGAAAGCTGTATTTAATAAAGATGGCTATGCCAGGATTTTGGATATTTTAGTATATTTATTTGACCAAGTACCAAAAAGAGCTTCGGGGCCACAACACCCATTTGTGAATAAGGTGCTGGATTTAGGCGATAACTTTCCTCTTTGTTACTACGCTGGTGGGAGTAAATTTTTACCTGGTGAAGCTGCAACTATTGTAAATAGTCAAATTTCTCCAGGTTTAACTGCTGGACAACGCAGGCGTTTACAGCAAAAACTAGATACACTTCAACAAGAATGGGACATCCGCACTGAGAAAGTGAAGCGGATGCGGGAAGCTTTCGCAATTGAGGTTGGTACGGCTGTTAAATTTCAGTTAGAACAACAGCTTCTTGATGAAGAAGCGAAACTCGCTCATCTTAGTGATGAACTAGATCGGCTTGAGTCAACTATCGAATGA
- a CDS encoding adenylate/guanylate cyclase domain-containing protein, translating to MYRKMPLRVIFVVSTLLQVITAVGLTGYFSFRNGQKAVNEVATKLRDEVTGRVKDKLLVYIETPHLINRLNANAIELGELDKHNIQYKQKYFWQQIRTFPVITYNFYGNVTGEYLGARRLASGDLQVMERDRTTGYNQYFATNAQGDRTKRIQSLPNFDARQRPWYKEAVAAGKPIWSTIYPDFSTGGLAITAAQPIYDKQGKLKGVLGSDFIFSEVNTFLQKLKIGASGQTFIVERSGLLVATSTPDPSYRNRTNQTQRIKASESKNYLIQQSAKHLERKFGNFSKIHSSQLLDFEIQGERQFLQVTPLKDSRGLDVLIAVVVPEADFMKRIHENTRITVVLCLLSLIVATVVGLQTSLWIVKPIQRLNTAAKGLADGNWEQKLAVDGSYEISELAESFTSMAKQLKELFATLEEKVRDRTQALAKINGELKNKNALIRKIFGRYLSDEIVSNLLESPQGLELGGKRQKITILVSDLRGFTATSERISPEQVIAILNFYLQYMAEVITRYEGTIDEFMGDGILTFFGAPTVRANDTERAIACAVAMQQAMIPVNQQMQAWGFPEIEMGIGIHTGEVVVGNIGSEKRTKYGVVGNHINLAYRIESCSVGGQIIVSEDVLAEVRDMVQVEATQQVQMKGVKDPINLYEISGIRGEHNLFLSKSTEEFRELPEPILLQYVTLESKHIGDRWYEAQIIKLSHREALIQCQSHEGKLPPLTNLKLILLDENLPQEVREDFYGKVLEKPTAEGSFYIHFTALPPSVRVMLDQIYNASSLENQYPNCNENPLALSKTDI from the coding sequence ATGTATAGAAAAATGCCGTTACGTGTCATTTTTGTTGTATCTACACTACTCCAGGTGATTACTGCTGTCGGACTAACTGGATATTTCTCCTTTCGCAATGGGCAAAAGGCAGTTAATGAAGTCGCTACCAAACTCCGAGATGAGGTGACTGGGAGGGTTAAAGATAAGCTGCTAGTGTATATAGAAACACCCCATCTGATTAATCGGCTAAATGCCAATGCCATTGAGTTAGGGGAGTTAGATAAACACAATATCCAATATAAGCAGAAGTATTTTTGGCAGCAAATCCGTACTTTTCCGGTGATTACCTACAATTTTTACGGAAATGTTACAGGTGAATATTTAGGAGCCAGACGTTTAGCCAGTGGTGACTTGCAAGTAATGGAACGCGATCGCACTACTGGATACAACCAGTACTTTGCAACCAATGCACAAGGCGATCGCACAAAGCGCATCCAGTCTCTTCCTAATTTTGATGCCAGGCAACGCCCTTGGTACAAGGAAGCTGTAGCTGCAGGTAAACCTATTTGGAGCACAATCTATCCCGACTTTAGTACAGGGGGATTGGCAATTACCGCCGCTCAACCTATCTATGACAAGCAAGGAAAACTCAAGGGGGTTCTGGGTAGCGATTTTATTTTTTCTGAAGTAAATACATTTCTGCAAAAACTGAAGATTGGTGCATCTGGACAGACATTTATTGTGGAACGTTCAGGATTGCTAGTAGCTACATCTACCCCCGATCCTAGTTATCGCAATCGGACTAATCAGACGCAACGCATTAAAGCTTCGGAGAGTAAAAATTATCTCATCCAACAAAGTGCCAAACATTTAGAGCGAAAGTTTGGGAATTTTAGCAAAATTCACAGCAGTCAACTACTAGATTTTGAAATTCAAGGAGAACGGCAATTTCTCCAGGTTACGCCATTAAAGGATAGCAGGGGGTTAGATGTTTTAATTGCGGTGGTTGTACCAGAAGCAGATTTCATGAAGCGCATTCATGAAAACACTCGCATCACCGTTGTCTTGTGTCTGCTATCGCTAATCGTTGCAACCGTGGTGGGACTGCAAACATCCCTGTGGATTGTCAAGCCAATTCAGCGTTTGAATACTGCGGCTAAAGGACTAGCAGATGGAAATTGGGAGCAAAAACTAGCAGTTGATGGATCTTATGAAATTAGCGAATTAGCTGAATCCTTCACCAGCATGGCGAAACAGCTAAAAGAATTGTTTGCCACTTTAGAAGAAAAAGTACGCGATCGCACTCAAGCACTCGCCAAAATTAACGGCGAACTAAAAAACAAAAATGCGCTGATTCGGAAAATTTTTGGACGCTACCTGAGTGATGAGATTGTTAGCAATCTCTTAGAAAGTCCCCAAGGGCTAGAGTTAGGCGGTAAGCGTCAGAAAATCACCATCTTAGTCTCAGATTTGCGTGGCTTTACAGCGACATCAGAACGTATATCTCCAGAGCAAGTCATCGCTATCCTCAACTTTTACCTGCAATATATGGCGGAAGTCATTACCCGCTATGAAGGTACTATTGATGAATTCATGGGCGATGGGATTCTCACATTCTTCGGTGCGCCTACTGTGAGAGCCAACGATACAGAAAGAGCGATCGCTTGTGCTGTAGCAATGCAACAAGCCATGATTCCCGTCAACCAACAAATGCAAGCATGGGGTTTCCCAGAAATCGAAATGGGGATTGGTATCCACACAGGCGAGGTTGTCGTTGGTAACATCGGCTCAGAAAAACGGACTAAATATGGTGTCGTGGGGAATCATATCAACCTCGCCTACCGCATAGAATCCTGTAGCGTTGGCGGACAAATTATCGTCTCCGAAGATGTTTTAGCGGAAGTGCGAGATATGGTACAAGTGGAGGCAACACAACAAGTGCAGATGAAAGGAGTGAAAGACCCCATTAATCTTTATGAAATCAGCGGTATAAGGGGAGAACATAACCTATTTCTCTCCAAATCAACCGAAGAATTCCGCGAACTACCAGAGCCGATTTTACTCCAGTACGTCACCTTAGAAAGCAAACACATAGGCGATCGCTGGTATGAAGCCCAAATTATCAAACTCTCCCATCGAGAAGCGCTAATTCAGTGCCAAAGTCATGAAGGTAAATTACCGCCGCTAACAAATCTCAAGCTGATTCTGCTGGATGAGAATTTACCTCAAGAAGTACGGGAAGATTTTTATGGCAAGGTGTTAGAAAAACCGACGGCTGAGGGTAGTTTCTACATTCACTTTACAGCCCTGCCGCCATCTGTGCGGGTGATGCTGGATCAAATATACAATGCAAGTTCTTTGGAGAATCAATATCCCAATTGCAATGAAAATCCACTAGCACTCAGTAAAACAGACATTTGA
- the recJ gene encoding single-stranded-DNA-specific exonuclease RecJ, producing the protein MQWTLAATEQPPEWFIQAVKKYTPASSGVYAALLLWQRGIRDTQQLEGFVNYKTYQPASPFEFGEEMHRAVARLQLARNAGEKVAIWGDFDADGITSTSVLWDGLGEFFVQNSQLNYYIPNRLKESHGLNYAGIDNLAKQDCTLIVTCDTGSTNIDEIIYAQKLGIDVIVTDHHTLPAERPPVIAIINPRNLPNEHPLYNLSGVAVAYKLVEALYQTLPNIPKHPLTDLLDLVAVGLIADLVQLSGDCRYLAQLGIQRLQEDFKQPPAARRRPGVGRLLELCQKSGDRPTDISFGLGPRINAVSRIQGDASFCVELLTSRDIKRCSELAEDTELANARRKSLQKDVQTQVAQKLTQLDLSTTSAIVLADAQWPVGVLGLVAGQVAQETGRPTILLSTEELGTGEDSSQSPIPNPQSLARGSARSINSVDLYQLVKDQAHLLHRFGGHPFAAGLSMLVENIPLFTEAINQRLRQSLGGKTLTATVQADIVVTVADLGKDLFLELKILEPCGMGNPVPKLLIQNCWFENAWHRNQQDSQGKKIQYIKTDFDIRDDSTRNPFPGIWWGHYKDELPIGRCDCIAELDYNTFKKRYEIRLIAVRPSANSVFTTHNSELILDWRNQEHSQLRTQHSALILEECPTSWDDLRTWWKRCLYNNQQLAIAWSKPNQQSPNQIWLTLIGIAKYLSRTHQPVTRVQLLEKLGISNQALLLGIRALKYLGFTVQRQDNYLQIIPEPKSISETQADAAASKFLAAVREEQFQREYFAEVPLSTIVAMVNTQ; encoded by the coding sequence ATGCAATGGACTCTAGCCGCAACTGAACAACCGCCAGAGTGGTTTATCCAAGCTGTGAAAAAGTATACGCCTGCATCAAGTGGAGTTTATGCAGCGCTATTATTATGGCAACGTGGTATTCGTGACACGCAGCAATTAGAAGGTTTCGTTAACTATAAAACTTATCAACCAGCTAGCCCCTTTGAGTTTGGGGAAGAAATGCATCGTGCTGTGGCAAGATTACAACTAGCACGTAATGCTGGGGAAAAAGTTGCGATTTGGGGTGACTTTGATGCGGATGGGATTACTTCTACATCTGTGTTGTGGGATGGTTTGGGAGAGTTTTTTGTTCAGAACTCGCAGTTAAATTACTATATTCCCAACCGTCTCAAGGAATCTCACGGGCTGAACTATGCAGGTATCGATAACTTAGCAAAACAAGACTGTACATTAATTGTTACTTGCGATACTGGTAGCACTAATATTGATGAAATTATTTATGCTCAAAAGCTGGGTATTGATGTCATAGTTACAGACCATCACACATTACCAGCAGAACGCCCACCAGTCATTGCAATTATCAATCCGCGCAATTTGCCAAATGAACATCCCCTATATAATTTGTCTGGCGTGGCGGTAGCTTACAAGTTAGTAGAAGCACTGTATCAAACTCTGCCCAATATACCAAAACATCCCTTAACAGATTTACTAGATTTAGTGGCTGTAGGGTTAATTGCCGACTTAGTACAGTTAAGCGGAGATTGCCGCTATTTAGCACAATTGGGCATTCAACGCTTACAGGAAGACTTTAAACAGCCACCAGCAGCCAGACGACGGCCAGGGGTAGGAAGATTATTAGAATTGTGTCAGAAAAGTGGCGATCGCCCCACAGATATTTCCTTTGGTTTAGGGCCGCGCATCAATGCTGTCAGTCGCATCCAAGGAGATGCTAGCTTTTGTGTAGAATTACTCACCAGTCGGGATATCAAACGCTGCAGCGAACTCGCAGAAGATACAGAATTAGCCAACGCCCGCAGAAAGTCTTTACAGAAAGACGTACAAACCCAAGTCGCCCAAAAACTAACTCAATTAGATTTATCTACCACAAGTGCGATCGTCCTTGCCGATGCTCAATGGCCAGTCGGCGTATTAGGCTTAGTAGCCGGACAAGTAGCACAAGAAACCGGTCGCCCCACAATTTTGTTGAGTACAGAAGAATTGGGGACTGGGGAAGACTCTTCCCAATCCCCAATCCCTAATCCCCAGTCCCTAGCTAGAGGTTCTGCCCGTTCTATAAATTCTGTCGATTTATACCAATTAGTCAAGGACCAAGCACATTTATTGCATCGCTTTGGCGGACATCCCTTTGCAGCTGGGTTGAGTATGTTGGTGGAGAATATCCCCTTATTTACAGAAGCGATTAACCAAAGGTTACGGCAATCCTTGGGTGGTAAAACCCTCACAGCCACAGTGCAAGCAGACATAGTAGTCACAGTTGCAGACTTAGGCAAAGATTTATTTTTAGAACTGAAAATCCTAGAACCTTGTGGAATGGGTAATCCCGTGCCAAAACTGTTAATTCAAAACTGCTGGTTTGAAAATGCTTGGCATCGCAATCAACAGGATTCTCAAGGGAAAAAAATACAGTACATTAAAACCGATTTTGATATTCGCGACGATTCCACGAGAAATCCGTTTCCTGGGATTTGGTGGGGACACTACAAAGATGAATTACCCATAGGTAGATGTGATTGTATAGCTGAACTTGATTACAACACCTTTAAAAAACGCTACGAAATCAGATTAATCGCCGTTCGCCCCAGCGCTAACTCAGTATTCACCACCCACAACTCAGAACTCATATTAGACTGGCGTAATCAAGAGCATTCACAACTGAGAACTCAACATTCAGCACTCATCCTCGAAGAATGTCCGACAAGCTGGGATGATTTACGCACCTGGTGGAAGCGATGTCTGTACAATAATCAACAACTGGCGATCGCATGGAGTAAACCCAACCAGCAATCACCGAATCAAATTTGGCTGACTCTCATCGGAATTGCCAAATACCTCAGCCGCACCCATCAACCAGTTACCCGTGTGCAATTGTTAGAGAAACTGGGCATTAGTAACCAAGCTTTATTGTTAGGTATCAGAGCTTTAAAATATTTGGGATTCACAGTGCAACGCCAAGATAACTATTTGCAAATTATCCCAGAACCCAAAAGTATCTCCGAAACTCAAGCCGATGCTGCTGCAAGCAAATTTTTAGCAGCAGTCCGCGAAGAACAATTTCAACGCGAGTATTTTGCCGAAGTGCCTTTATCTACAATTGTGGCGATGGTGAATACTCAGTAA
- a CDS encoding GNAT family N-acetyltransferase: protein MTNIDDMDAVYVRELGIDDIAPVYHLGEELFTSDLYPYLYRTWDEWEVIGLYNTDPEYCLVAEIDGDLAGFILGTIITKASWTYGYILWLGVSPNFQRRGVADKLVDKAVARMIEDGARFMLVDTDPTNTPAVKFFNRKGFGNNRQHIFLSMNLSKHPYYGRLIDYEHQKAERAGYRRSRPAAIRARKPDGFANEVVLNPLVTEPQIDLRLNDE from the coding sequence ATGACAAACATTGATGACATGGACGCAGTTTACGTCCGTGAATTAGGAATTGACGATATAGCGCCGGTTTACCATTTGGGAGAAGAACTATTTACCAGCGATTTATATCCTTATTTATATAGAACTTGGGATGAATGGGAAGTCATTGGACTTTACAACACAGATCCAGAATATTGCTTGGTTGCAGAAATCGATGGCGACTTAGCAGGCTTTATTTTAGGAACCATCATTACCAAAGCCTCATGGACTTACGGATATATTCTTTGGTTAGGAGTTAGCCCCAACTTTCAGCGTCGGGGAGTTGCAGACAAGTTAGTTGATAAAGCTGTCGCCCGGATGATTGAAGATGGTGCGCGGTTCATGCTAGTAGATACAGATCCTACCAATACCCCAGCCGTAAAATTTTTCAACCGCAAAGGATTTGGTAACAACCGCCAGCATATTTTCTTATCAATGAATTTAAGTAAGCATCCATACTATGGCAGACTAATTGATTATGAACATCAAAAAGCTGAAAGAGCAGGTTATAGGCGATCGCGTCCAGCTGCAATTCGCGCCCGTAAGCCTGATGGTTTCGCCAACGAAGTCGTCCTCAATCCCTTAGTCACAGAACCACAAATCGATTTAAGGTTGAATGATGAATAG